From a region of the Arachis ipaensis cultivar K30076 chromosome B09, Araip1.1, whole genome shotgun sequence genome:
- the LOC110266753 gene encoding probable F-box protein At4g22060, with translation MASPSLSVPYALLPSIQQTHLIDDDDDPITIDRSIFSLSENKRYEWTNMLMGHVGAWCVGSSHGWIVLLDQNGVPLLLNPSSSTTINVPPLPLSFLHPVTYSYFAEYLRKTFIVKATLMFSSSPSSYILAIIYGSNYKIAYCNSATWVELSHDTQSYCDIVFSNNYLYALKQDGSVEVWNICGQIPERLILLTPTVEETDEDEKPYLGDKFSRNLYLVVSAKEIFLVIRFIGNFVNDDGLVVEEGDLLSSEDTQPLICPYRTKYFTVYKLDFGDKKWKKMRSLHDKVLFLGANESVSMDAKACLGCEGNSIYFTDDRWEEMTLDYMYGGHDWGVFSFQEKCVKSLIQCANRIDPPPIWVVP, from the coding sequence ATggcttctccttctctctcagtTCCCTACGCTCTTCTTCCAAGCATTCAGCAAACACACctcattgatgatgatgatgatcctaTAACCATTGATAGAAGCATCTTCAGTTTATCGGAGAACAAGCGTTATGAGTGGACGAACATGTTGATGGGTCATGTTGGAGCATGGTGTGTTGGTTCTTCTCACGGTTGGATTGTGCTTTTGGATCAGAATGGAGTTCCACTTCTTCTAAATCCTTCTTCTTCCACTACCATTAACGTACCACCTCTTCCCCTTTCATTCTTGCACCCTGTCACATATTCTTACTTTGCTGAATACTTAAGGAAAACCTTCATAGTCAAAGCAACCTTGATGTTTTCTTCCTCTCCCTCAAGCTACATTCTTGCCATCATATATGGTTCCAACTACAAGATTGCTTATTGCAATTCTGCAACTTGGGTTGAGCTCTCTCATGATACGCAATCGTACTGTGACATTGTGTTCAGCAACAACTATCTTTATGCCTTAAAACAAGATGGTTCTGTTGAAGTTTGGAATATTTGTGGACAAATTCCTGAAAGATTGATTCTTTTAACACCAACTGTGGAGGAGACTGATGAAGATGAGAAACCATATTTAGGAGATAAGTTTTCAAGAAATTTGTACTTGGTGGTATCTGCAAAAGAAATCTTTCTGGTGATAAGGTTTATTGGGAATTTTGTGAATGATGACGGGTTGGTAGTAGAAGAAGGAGATCTTTTATCATCTGAGGATACACAACCATTGATTTGTCCTTATAGAACAAAGTATTTTACTGTTTATAAGCTTGATTTTGGCGACAAGAAGTGGAAGAAGATGAGATCTTTACATGATAAAGTTCTGTTCTTGGGTGCTAATGAGTCTGTATCAATGGATGCTAAAGCTTGCTTGGGGTGTGAAGGAAACTCAATCTACTTCACAGATGATAGGTGGGAAGAGATGACTTTGGACTACATGTATGGTGGACATGATTGGGGTGTTTTCAGTTTTCAAGAGAAATGTGTTAAGAGTCTCATACAATGTGCAAATAGGATTGATCCTCCACCAATTTGGGTAGTTCCATAG